A genomic stretch from Arthrobacter sp. KBS0702 includes:
- a CDS encoding efflux RND transporter permease subunit → MFRLAKLSLGNRALIALITVFASVFGVITMSSLKQELIPSIEFPQITVITSMPGASPEVVDKQISGPLETALNGVEGLESTSSTSRNGVSQITLVFTYGSNLDRARNQIDRAISNAKQALPKDVQPQAIAGSISDFPIVYLAVSSDKPLSELNADLARLSVPRLQKLDGVRGAEVTGGATQHIKILPRPEAMAASGATIASITDALKNNGSLVPAGSIEEQGKTLSLQIGSPVDSLDAVKALPLGGARDAATIGTVADVSVTEDARTSITRTNGKETLALSVTKKPEGDTVGISHAVKDSIPQLEAELGSNAKFTPVFDQAPFIEKSIKDLTTEGLLGLGFAVAVILLFLLSVRSTLVTAVSIPLSLLITFIGLSATGYSLNILTLGALTIAIGRVVDDSIVVIENIKRHLSYGEQKITAILTSIREVAGAITASTLTTVAVFLPIAFVAGLAGELFRPFALTVTIALVSSLLVSLTIVPVLAYWFLRTPADKAGNAVSEASARETAAKAHEAEQRSFLQRGYLPILTKTQRHPVITLVAAVLVLGGTAAMSPLLATDLLGRSGENSMTVKQALPAGTSLAEGSAAAIKVETVLRGIDGIKDVQVTTGNAQTGFSALQSTGAANSSFTVVTEEKFNQGQLQDTVRGELAKISGAGKITVGSQQGGFGTTSTVDITLKAASSADLRTASDAMVKAMDGVPGSSEVSTNLAASQPVVQVKVDRAKAVAAGLNEQQVAGVLASTISPIPAGTVRIGTTDFPVRIGEGTRFTSIGAVRDLPLPTARGPVPLSSIASVEQVDVPVSVTASNGQRTARVSITPSGGNLGAVSTEVQSRLKNVQLPPGVTAEIGGATTQQAESFGQLGLALLAAIAIVYVIMVAAFKSLVQPLILLVSVPFAATGAIALLLVTRVPLGLPSLIGMLMLVGIVVTNAIVLIDLINQYRQPRNGEPGMSVAEAITHGARQRLRPILMTALATVFALTPMALGLTGGGGFISQPLAIVVIGGLISSTALTLVLVPVLYRLVEGRRERRALQKAAGGKPAHGRRAQPAPADAAGTAGGLDQHDEADEPDEAPALRN, encoded by the coding sequence ATGTTCCGGCTGGCCAAGCTCTCGCTAGGAAACCGGGCGCTGATCGCGCTGATCACCGTCTTCGCGTCCGTCTTCGGCGTGATCACGATGTCCTCGCTCAAGCAGGAGCTCATTCCGTCCATCGAGTTCCCGCAGATCACGGTCATCACCTCGATGCCCGGGGCCTCGCCGGAAGTCGTGGACAAGCAGATCAGCGGTCCGCTCGAGACGGCGCTCAACGGCGTCGAGGGGCTGGAGTCGACGTCCTCGACCTCGCGCAACGGCGTCTCCCAGATCACCCTGGTGTTCACCTACGGCTCCAACCTGGATAGGGCCCGGAACCAGATCGACCGTGCCATCTCCAACGCCAAGCAGGCGCTGCCGAAGGACGTCCAGCCGCAGGCGATCGCCGGCAGCATCAGTGACTTCCCGATCGTTTACCTCGCGGTTTCCTCGGACAAGCCGCTCAGCGAACTCAACGCGGACCTGGCCCGCCTGAGCGTGCCGCGGCTGCAGAAGCTCGACGGCGTCCGCGGAGCCGAGGTGACCGGCGGGGCCACCCAGCACATCAAGATCCTGCCGCGGCCCGAGGCCATGGCGGCCTCCGGCGCCACCATCGCCTCCATTACGGATGCGCTGAAGAACAACGGTTCGCTGGTGCCCGCCGGCAGCATCGAGGAGCAGGGGAAGACACTGTCGCTGCAGATCGGCAGTCCGGTGGACTCCCTGGACGCGGTCAAGGCCCTGCCGCTGGGAGGCGCCCGCGACGCCGCCACCATCGGCACCGTGGCGGATGTCAGCGTCACCGAGGACGCCCGCACCTCGATCACCCGGACCAACGGCAAGGAAACCCTGGCCCTGTCGGTCACCAAGAAGCCGGAGGGCGACACGGTCGGCATTTCGCATGCGGTGAAGGACTCCATCCCGCAGCTTGAGGCCGAGCTGGGCTCGAACGCCAAGTTCACCCCGGTCTTCGACCAGGCGCCGTTCATTGAGAAGTCGATCAAGGACCTCACCACCGAGGGACTGCTGGGGCTCGGCTTCGCCGTCGCCGTCATCCTGCTGTTCCTGCTTTCGGTGCGCTCCACCCTGGTCACGGCTGTGTCCATCCCGCTGTCCCTGCTGATCACCTTCATCGGGCTCTCCGCCACCGGGTACTCGCTGAACATCCTGACCCTTGGGGCGCTGACCATCGCCATCGGCCGCGTGGTGGACGACTCGATCGTGGTGATCGAGAACATCAAACGGCACCTCAGCTACGGCGAACAGAAAATCACCGCCATCCTGACCTCCATCCGGGAAGTCGCCGGAGCGATCACGGCTTCCACGCTCACCACGGTGGCGGTGTTCCTGCCGATCGCCTTCGTGGCCGGACTCGCCGGCGAGCTGTTCCGGCCCTTTGCGCTCACGGTCACGATCGCCCTGGTGTCTTCACTGCTGGTCTCGCTTACCATCGTTCCGGTGCTGGCCTACTGGTTCCTGCGGACGCCGGCGGACAAGGCCGGGAACGCCGTGTCCGAAGCCTCGGCCCGCGAGACCGCGGCAAAGGCTCACGAAGCCGAACAGCGCAGCTTCCTGCAGCGCGGCTACCTCCCGATCCTCACGAAGACCCAGCGGCATCCCGTGATAACGCTGGTCGCTGCCGTCCTGGTCCTCGGCGGGACCGCGGCCATGTCGCCGCTGCTCGCCACCGACCTGCTGGGCCGTTCCGGCGAAAACAGCATGACCGTGAAGCAGGCCCTTCCGGCCGGCACCAGCCTGGCCGAGGGAAGCGCCGCGGCCATCAAGGTCGAAACCGTGCTGCGGGGCATCGACGGGATCAAGGACGTCCAGGTCACCACCGGCAACGCCCAGACCGGTTTCTCCGCGCTGCAGTCGACCGGGGCGGCGAATTCCAGCTTCACCGTGGTGACCGAAGAGAAGTTCAACCAGGGCCAGCTGCAGGACACTGTCCGCGGCGAACTCGCCAAGATCTCCGGGGCCGGCAAGATCACCGTCGGCTCGCAACAGGGCGGCTTCGGCACGACGTCGACGGTCGACATCACGCTCAAGGCCGCCAGCTCCGCGGACCTCCGCACCGCCAGCGATGCCATGGTCAAGGCCATGGACGGCGTCCCCGGCTCCTCCGAGGTCAGCACCAACCTGGCCGCAAGCCAGCCCGTGGTGCAGGTCAAGGTGGACCGTGCCAAGGCCGTCGCGGCGGGCCTGAACGAACAGCAGGTCGCCGGCGTGCTGGCCTCCACCATCAGCCCGATCCCGGCCGGCACCGTCCGCATTGGCACCACCGATTTCCCGGTCCGGATCGGAGAGGGCACCCGATTCACCAGCATCGGCGCCGTCCGCGACCTTCCGCTGCCGACGGCGCGCGGGCCGGTTCCGCTGTCCTCGATCGCCTCGGTGGAACAGGTGGACGTTCCGGTCTCCGTCACGGCCAGCAACGGCCAGCGGACCGCGCGCGTCTCCATCACGCCGTCGGGCGGCAACCTCGGCGCGGTCAGCACCGAGGTGCAGTCCCGGCTCAAGAACGTCCAGCTCCCGCCGGGCGTCACCGCGGAGATCGGCGGCGCCACGACCCAGCAGGCCGAGTCCTTCGGGCAGCTCGGGCTGGCGTTGCTCGCCGCCATCGCCATCGTCTACGTGATCATGGTGGCCGCCTTCAAGTCGCTCGTGCAGCCGCTGATCTTGCTGGTCTCGGTCCCGTTCGCGGCCACCGGCGCCATCGCGCTGCTGCTCGTGACCCGCGTCCCGCTGGGGCTTCCGTCGCTGATCGGCATGCTGATGCTGGTGGGCATCGTGGTGACCAACGCGATCGTGCTGATTGACCTGATCAACCAGTACCGCCAGCCGCGCAACGGCGAGCCCGGGATGAGCGTGGCGGAGGCGATCACGCACGGCGCGAGGCAGCGCCTTCGGCCGATCCTGATGACAGCGCTGGCCACGGTGTTCGCCTTGACCCCGATGGCGCTGGGCCTCACGGGTGGCGGTGGCTTCATCTCCCAGCCGCTGGCTATTGTGGTGATCGGCGGACTCATCTCCTCCACCGCCCTGACCCTGGTCCTGGTCCCGGTGCTGTACCGGCTGGTGGAGGGCCGGCGCGAACGCAGGGCGCTGCAGAAGGCCGCCGGCGGCAAGCCGGCCCACGGCCGCCGCGCCCAGCCGGCACCGGCGGACGCGGCGGGCACGGCTGGCGGCCTGGACCAGCATGACGAGGCCGACGAACCGGACGAGGCCCCGGCGCTCCGCAACTAG
- a CDS encoding ABC transporter substrate-binding protein: protein MRRIAAGVSAVLLLLPLAACTGTPGPAPSPSTASASDAAPTATFNFGTASRPLGLDPALVSDVDSYRITRQVLEGLIGVDQTSGKPTPLLATEWNDSNEGRAYTFKLRENVKFQDGTVFDAAAVCTNFNRWFNFPAALRKQATGSTFKGVFKAHADQASLSIYKGCTALAANSVRIDLTQPFTGFLQALTLPAFAISSPKALAAQSADALTQSREGQAVSAYALHPVGTGPFVFGSWDNNTVTLTSNKDYWGDKGQIGTINFISYDHPQTRLQALLDGKIDAFDSVTVGNFDQLVKRGKQIIQRDPFSVMYLGMNQEVPVLQNLKVRQAIEMALDKDTLIRKFFIDNTAAASQFVPPKLSGFNNNAPSLGHDPAKAKELLAEAGYKGEELKFYYPLNVARPYLPTPEKVYAEISRQLTAVGLNIKPVPVDWSDGYLQKVTSPGDHALHLLGWNGSYADPDNFVGPLFGENTGEFGYQDPQVFSKIARARGLPDGKDRTEQYQTINAQIAATVPAVPIAFPISALALSDRVLKYPASPVLNEVFTKVVLKP from the coding sequence TTGCGCCGCATCGCGGCCGGTGTCAGTGCAGTCCTGTTGTTGTTGCCGCTCGCAGCGTGCACCGGAACACCCGGCCCGGCGCCGTCGCCGTCCACCGCCAGCGCGTCCGACGCCGCCCCCACCGCCACATTCAACTTCGGCACCGCATCGCGGCCGCTGGGCCTGGACCCGGCGCTCGTCTCCGACGTCGACTCCTACCGCATCACCCGCCAGGTACTCGAGGGGCTGATCGGGGTCGACCAGACCAGCGGCAAGCCCACCCCCCTGCTGGCAACGGAGTGGAACGACAGCAACGAGGGCCGCGCCTACACCTTCAAGCTCCGCGAGAACGTGAAATTCCAGGACGGAACGGTCTTCGACGCGGCCGCGGTGTGCACCAACTTCAACCGCTGGTTCAACTTCCCCGCAGCCCTCCGGAAGCAGGCGACGGGCAGCACCTTCAAGGGGGTGTTCAAGGCCCACGCCGACCAGGCCTCGCTGTCCATCTACAAGGGCTGCACCGCCCTGGCCGCGAACAGTGTCCGGATCGACCTCACCCAGCCGTTCACGGGCTTCCTCCAGGCCTTGACGCTGCCCGCTTTCGCGATCTCTTCGCCGAAGGCCCTCGCCGCGCAGTCCGCCGACGCGCTCACCCAGAGCCGCGAAGGCCAGGCCGTGTCCGCCTATGCCCTGCACCCGGTGGGCACCGGCCCCTTCGTTTTCGGCTCATGGGACAACAACACCGTCACCCTGACCAGCAACAAGGATTACTGGGGCGACAAGGGCCAGATCGGAACCATCAACTTCATCAGCTACGACCACCCGCAGACCCGGCTGCAGGCGCTGCTGGATGGCAAGATCGATGCCTTCGATTCGGTCACGGTGGGAAATTTTGACCAGTTGGTCAAGCGCGGGAAGCAGATCATCCAGCGTGATCCGTTCTCGGTCATGTACCTGGGCATGAACCAGGAAGTGCCGGTGCTGCAGAACCTCAAGGTCCGCCAGGCGATCGAGATGGCCCTGGACAAGGACACCCTGATCCGCAAGTTCTTCATCGACAACACCGCGGCGGCCTCCCAGTTCGTACCGCCGAAGCTGAGCGGCTTCAACAACAACGCCCCCTCGCTGGGACACGATCCCGCCAAGGCCAAGGAACTCCTCGCCGAGGCCGGATACAAGGGCGAGGAACTGAAGTTCTACTACCCGCTCAACGTCGCCAGGCCGTACCTGCCGACTCCGGAGAAGGTCTACGCCGAGATCAGCCGCCAGCTCACCGCCGTCGGTCTCAACATCAAGCCGGTTCCGGTGGACTGGTCCGACGGCTACCTCCAGAAAGTCACCTCCCCCGGGGACCACGCCCTGCACCTGCTCGGCTGGAACGGCTCCTATGCCGATCCGGACAACTTCGTGGGCCCGCTGTTCGGCGAGAACACCGGCGAGTTCGGCTACCAGGATCCCCAGGTGTTCTCCAAGATCGCCCGGGCGCGCGGCCTGCCTGACGGCAAGGATCGCACCGAGCAGTACCAGACCATCAACGCCCAGATTGCCGCGACCGTCCCGGCCGTGCCGATCGCGTTCCCGATCTCGGCACTGGCGCTCTCCGACCGGGTGCTGAAGTACCCGGCCTCGCCCGTCCTGAACGAAGTTTTCACCAAGGTCGTGTTAAAGCCTTGA
- a CDS encoding malate:quinone oxidoreductase: MTFISKTQHADVVLIGGGIMSATLGAFLKQLEPNWTISLFERLDQPGLESSDPWNNAGTGHAALCELNYSPAAKDGSVDPAKALHINEQFQLSRQFWSHLVTNSLIGSPKGFINTVPHMSFVVGDANAKFLRTRYEALKPNPLFRSMEFSEDHAQIAKWAPLIVKGRDPKQHIAATRAAEGTDVDFGALTRELTGYLGNNGVEINYGHDVTDLKRASDGGWDLSLKHPRSGEHGSIHAKFVFVGAGGGALHLLQASGIPESKGYGGFPVSGQFFRCTDETLAAQHSAKVYGQASVGAPPMSVPHLDTRFVNGKRSLLFGPYAGFSTNFLKNGSYLDLPLSIRPSNIIPMLAVAKDNMDLTAYLVKEVAKRHGAKVEALREYYPEAKDGDWELITAGQRVQIIKKDPKKGGVLQFGTEVIAGRDGTIGALLGASPGASTAVPIMIELLQKSFPKNFKGWQSKLKEMMPGYGVKLNENPELAARLEAETAAALQLEPVSATR, translated from the coding sequence GTGACTTTCATTTCCAAGACCCAACATGCCGACGTTGTCCTGATTGGCGGCGGCATTATGAGCGCCACGCTGGGCGCCTTCCTAAAGCAGCTGGAGCCGAACTGGACCATTTCGCTGTTCGAGCGCCTGGACCAGCCGGGCTTGGAAAGCTCCGATCCGTGGAACAACGCGGGCACCGGGCACGCCGCCCTGTGTGAGCTTAACTACTCCCCCGCAGCCAAAGACGGCTCGGTGGACCCGGCCAAGGCCCTGCACATCAACGAGCAGTTCCAGCTGTCCCGCCAGTTCTGGTCCCACCTGGTCACCAACTCCCTGATCGGCTCCCCCAAGGGCTTCATCAACACGGTGCCGCACATGAGCTTCGTGGTGGGCGACGCCAACGCCAAGTTCCTCCGGACCCGCTACGAAGCGCTCAAGCCGAACCCGCTGTTCCGCTCCATGGAGTTCTCGGAGGACCACGCCCAGATCGCCAAGTGGGCGCCGCTGATCGTCAAGGGCCGCGACCCGAAGCAGCACATCGCGGCAACCCGCGCCGCCGAGGGCACCGACGTCGACTTCGGCGCACTGACCCGCGAGTTGACCGGCTACCTCGGCAACAATGGTGTGGAAATCAACTACGGCCACGACGTCACCGACCTCAAGCGTGCCTCCGACGGCGGCTGGGACCTGTCGCTCAAGCACCCCCGCTCCGGCGAGCACGGCTCGATCCACGCGAAGTTCGTCTTCGTCGGCGCCGGCGGCGGGGCGCTGCACCTGCTGCAGGCCTCGGGCATCCCCGAAAGCAAGGGCTACGGCGGTTTCCCGGTTTCCGGCCAGTTCTTCCGCTGCACCGACGAGACCCTCGCCGCCCAGCACAGCGCCAAGGTTTACGGCCAGGCATCCGTGGGCGCCCCGCCCATGTCCGTGCCGCACCTGGACACCCGGTTCGTCAACGGCAAGCGGTCCCTGCTCTTCGGACCCTATGCCGGCTTCTCCACCAACTTCCTCAAGAACGGCTCCTACCTGGACCTGCCGCTGTCCATCCGTCCCTCCAACATCATCCCGATGCTGGCCGTGGCCAAGGACAACATGGATCTCACCGCCTACCTGGTCAAGGAAGTCGCCAAGCGGCACGGGGCCAAGGTGGAGGCCCTGCGGGAGTACTACCCGGAGGCCAAGGACGGCGACTGGGAACTCATCACCGCCGGCCAGCGGGTCCAGATCATCAAGAAGGACCCGAAGAAGGGCGGCGTGCTGCAGTTCGGCACCGAGGTCATCGCCGGCCGCGACGGCACCATCGGCGCCCTCCTCGGCGCGTCCCCGGGCGCCTCTACCGCGGTGCCGATCATGATCGAACTCCTGCAGAAGTCGTTCCCGAAGAACTTCAAGGGCTGGCAGTCCAAGCTCAAGGAGATGATGCCGGGCTACGGCGTCAAGCTCAACGAGAACCCGGAACTCGCCGCCCGGCTCGAGGCCGAGACGGCCGCAGCCCTCCAGCTTGAACCGGTCAGCGCCACCCGCTGA